From the Desulfovibrio sp. Huiquan2017 genome, the window GGGTCGTCCGCCCCGTGCTCGTATCCCTTGGGAAGGGGCGTTCCGTCCGGGCTGGCGCCCACCAGGACCGGGCCTTCCGGGGTGTCCAGAACGAATTGCGGCCCGTCTTCCTTCATGAGCCGGACCGCGCCCGCGCTTTCGAGCACGGCCAGGGACACGTCGTCGGTGAAGCGCGACTGGTACTTGTCGTGGTTGCCCACCAGGGCGAATACGGTTTGGTCGCCGGTGCGGCTGCCGAACAGGCGGATCAACTCCACAAGCATGCGGTTGGAGTTGTCGCGCGGCCAATGGAACAGGTCGCCGAGCAGAACGAAGGCCATGCCGAGTTCGTCGGCGCGGTGGAGGCAGGCGGCCAGTTTGGCCAGAATCTGGTCGAGGTATCCTTCGAGCCGCTGGCCCGGCGGATGGTCGGCCAGGTGCGGATCGGCCACCAGGAACAGGCCGTTGCCCTTGATGTGTTCAAGCGCCATGGCGACACCCGTGGTCCAGGAATGAATCGGCGGTCAGGTCGCCGCCGCAGACCGGGCAGCAGCCGAGGGCGCGGATGCGCTCCTCCAAGGCGACCACAACGGACTGCAAATCCGCTTCCAATCCATCCAGCTCGGCCTGACGGCTGGAGATTTGTGTTGTTAATCCGGCAAACTCAGTGACCATTGCAGTGAGATCCCCCAGGGGGTGCGGCCGGGACGGTTCCGCAATCGACCCCAAGGCCGTTTCCAGACGGGCGAGCCGTCCGGATCGGGCGCGCAGGACCAGCAGTTCGTCCACCATGGCGGTCAGGCGGGCGGTGTCCGCCAATGCAGGGGGATCGGCTAGCCCGGCCAGGACCGTCCGTTGGTCGGCGTCCTTGCGCAGGGCCGTGCGGGTGGCGTCGAGGTCGTGGATGAGGCGGCGCAGCGGGCCGGTGTCCACGGCGGCGGGCGGCACCTGGAGTCCGGCCAGGGGACCGGCGGTGCGTTCGGCCCGGGCGAGGTCGGCGTTCACCGCATCCATGGAGGTAATGTGCCGTTTCAGGCGGTCCACGTCCCGGACCGGCGGCGGGGGCTGGACCCCTTGGAGCGCTTCGCCAACGGCCCGTTCGCGGGCCAGGGCTCCGGCCAGGTTGCCGAACTCGGCCAGGGCCGCTTCCAGGGCCGGGGTTTCGCGTTCCAGGCGGACGGCATGGCGTTCCAGCTCTTCGGCTTCGTCCATGCGCCGGGCGATGTCCGGCAACGGAGCCAGGCGGTCGAGGTCGTCGGCCGTGCGGCCGATCCGGTCGGTCAGGTCGCGCTCTTCGCGCTTTGCGTCGCGTACGCGCATCTTGAGGGCGTTTTGCATGGCCAGCAGATGGGCGGACTCGGTGGAGGCGGCAAAGAACTCGGCCATGACCGAATCGGGCTGGTTGAGGAGAAATACCGGGTCACGCTGGTTGCCGAGATGCACATCCACGGAGTCCTTGCGGGTTTCGAGCTCCACCTGGTCCAGACGCAAGGCTTTGGCCACATCCTCGGGCACGCGCCCCTGGAGTTTGTGGTACTCCTCGGGTTCTTCGGCCCCGGGCGCCCACAGTTCATATTTGGCCCATCGCTTGGTGCGCACCCAGGCCACGCGCGTGCCGTCATCCACCTCCACCTCCACGCGCGCCTCCTTGGCCCCGTGACGGATGTACAAGGCCGGGTTGGGGCTGCGCACCGGGTTGGTGGCCAGGCAGCGCAACGCCTCGACCACGGCGGACTTGCCGGTGTTGTTCGCGCCGGTCAGGATGGTCACGCCGGGCCCGAGCTCAAGCTCGGTATGCTCGTGGGCCATGAAGTTATCGATAACTATTTTAGTAATCATCTATTGTGGATATCTCGGCTTATCCTTGAGTTTCCGATAGTGGTCACCGGGCCGCATTCGCGCCTCTTTCCGTTGTTGGCCCGCCAGACGTCGGCCAGTTTGCCGGGCATGCCGTGGACCTCGCAGGGAAATTCCGCGCATTGGAAACAGTCGTCCGCACCGTGCTCCTTGGCGCAGCCCGCCACCGTGCAGCTCTGGAACAGGCTGCCCCCTCCCGGCATCCGATGCGCGACCCTTCGGCCAGAAAATCGAGCAGTCCGGCAAAGTCCGCATACTTGGCGAAGGCCGGGTTCATGGGCTCGAACCGTTTGGCGTAGGCCGCGAAGTTCGGCCCGAGGCGGTCGCGCAGTTCGCGTCCCGCCCGATGTATGGGGCCGTCCGCAAAGACGGCGCACGAGCCGCAGAGCAGGCCTCATGGGGCAAGCCTGGATTTGACGAATTCGTCCTCGTCCGCAAGGTAGCCGTGTTCCCGGAGAATGGAAAGGGCGGTCTCGGCTGCGAACACGGCCATGCGGTAGCATTCGCGGCGCAGATTCTCCCGCCGGTAGCGCTCCTGGTCCTCCGGGTCGGCGAAGTCGCACTGAATCAACTCATAACAGTTGATGGACCCGAACCGGTCGTCGAACCGGGAGAGAAATTCCTGGATCAGGGCGTAGCATGCCTCGTGGTCCCCGCCCGCCTTTTCGCGCCCGGCGTACAGGCCCATGCCCAGGAGCGCGCCGGATACGGCCCCGCACTGGCCTCGGGTGCGCGACAGGCCGCTGCAAAATCCCGTGGCCGCGCGGACAAGGTCTTGACACTCCCGGCCACCGGCCTCGGCCACCACCTGGACCACGGATTCGGCGCACAGGAGCTTCCCGTCCCCGAAGAGTTCCGGCAGCCGGGTCTTTACGAAATCGCTCGCCATTTATTCCCCCTCCTTGGGGTTGCAGTCCAAAAACGGACAAAATTCCAGGGCCTGTCCGCTGACGCGGGTGTTTGGCCCGTCGCCCTCGTGCAGGATCAGCGGCGGTTCCACGCGGAGCCCCTGCGCGGCCGCCTTGACCGTTTCCACGAGGACCATGCGCGCTTCCTGGTCCGCTTTGCCGTGGACCAGGCGCATGCGTTTGGGGGTCAGGCCGACCCCGGCCAGATCGGCCAGGAGTTCCGGCAGCCGCTCGGGCAGATGCACGAATGCGAATCGTCCGCGCGTCTTCAGGGCCGTGGCCGCGCATCGGGCGAATGCGGCAAAGGTCCCGGCCCCTTCGAAACGGGCGTTTTTGCGCTCCTCGTCCGCGCTCGGCCTGCCCTTGCCGAGCTTGCGATAGGGCGGGTTGGCCACCACGAAATCCACGACCTGTTCCGGCCGCCAGTCCGCCACATCGCCAGGAGTTACCGTAAACTTGTCGGTAAAGTGCAGATTGATCGCGTTTTCCGTGGCAGACGCCACGGCGCGGGGGTTCAGCTCTACCCCGGTGAGGGCCAGCCCAGGCTGACGAAGGAGCAGGGCAAGGCCCACCACGCCGCAGCCGCACCCCAGGTCCAGACCTGTCTGGCCGCGGGCGACGTTGACGAAGGAGGCCAGGAGCAGGGAGTCCAGGGAGAACCGGTACCCCCCTTGGGGCTGGACCAGTCCGCGCGGAAAATAGGCGCGCCGTTCGAGGATCGACCGACTGTCCACGCCGCTCATTTGGCCCCCATGCGTTTGCGCCGCAGCCAAGAGCGGAACATGTCCGCGAACAGGCGGGCTTCCTTCAGGCCGAGGGCCAGGGACAGGAACATGTACACGGCCACCCAGACCGGGATGAGCGCCACCCACCACGGATTCCAGCCCGCAGTCAGGTACGCCCCCGCGCCGATGAGGGCGGAGAGTGGCAGGATGCGCAGGGCGGCCCCCAGGGGCATGGGCGACGAGCCACGTTTGCGGGTCAGGAGCGCAAAGAGCAGCCCGAAATTAAGCAGGGAGGATGCGCTTACGGCCAGGGCCAGTCCCACATGGGCCAGGGATTGCATGAGCAGCACGCCCAATCCGACGTTGACCGCCAGGCAGGCGATCGCGATCTTGACCGGGGTGCGCGTGTCCTCCAGGGCGTAGAACCCCGCCACCAGGGGCCGCGACAGGGCGATGAACGGCAGTCCGGCCGCATAGGCTACCAGGGCGTTGGCCGTGGCCGTCACCGCCGCGGGCGTGAACGCCCCGCGCTCGAAAAGCAGGGCGATGACCGGGGAGCTCAAGCCGATGAGCCCGGCGGCCGCAGGCAGGCTGATGAACAGCGTCAACCCCAGCGAGGCGGACAGCGCTTCGTCGTATTCCTCCATCTCTCCCTTGGCCGCCAGCCTGGACAGGGAGGGCAGGGCCGCCGTGCTGATGGCGATGCCGAACACCCCCAGCGGGAACTGGACCAGCCGGTCCGCGTAGTAGAGGTAGGACACGGACCCCACCGGCAGGAACGAGGCCAGCAGGGTGCCGAGCAGGATGTTCAATTGATACACGGCCGCTCCGAAAACCGTGGGCAGCATGAGCATGCCCATGCGGGCCACGCCCCGGTTGCCCCAGGACCACGGTCCGCGCCAGGAAAATCCGGTGCGCCGAAGAGACGGCTGTTGCAGCAGCCACTGGGCCGCGCCGCCAACGAGCACCCCGTAGGCCATGCAGTAGGCCACGTTGAATCCGGCGAACCAGCCGAACAGGGCCGCCCCGATGAGCGACAGGTTCAGGGCCACTGGGGCCAGGGCCGGAGTCAGGAAATGATTGCGCGAGTTGAGGATGCCCATGCACAGGGCCACGCCGCAGATGAGCACCACATAAGGGAAGCAGATGCGCACCAGATCCACGGTGACCGCGAACTGCGCGTGGTTGTCCAGGAAGCCCGGGGCGATGGCCATGGTCAGCGGCCGGGCCAGCAGCTCCACGACCACGGTGATCCCGACCAGCACCACGGCCAGCCAGATCGCGGCGGACCGCGCCATGGCCTGGGCCGCCTCTTCCCCCTCCTCCTCCATGAGCCGGGAATAGATGGGGATGAAGGCCATGGTCAGGGAACCTTCGCCGAACAGCCGCCGCAGCAGGTTGGGAATGCGGAAGGCCACGAAAAAGGCGTCGGCGAACAACCCCGCGCCCAGGGTGAAGGCCACGATGATGTCCCTGACGAACCCCAAGATGCGCGAGACCAGGGTGGCTCCCGCCACCACCGCCGCGTTCCGGGCTATGCGTCTGCCGTGATCGCCCACTTGATCCACCATCCGCACTCGTTTTGCCGCCATCGGATTTTTTGCACAGGACAACCTTTGGAAATTTTATGGGGAATTGCGCCATTCGCTGAAAAGGCCGCCTCTGTCGACCGCCGCCAGCACGGTTGGTCCGGTGCCGGTGTGCCGGTCCATCCCCCGCCCCCATTGGCCGTCGCTAACTCGGCTCGGGGACCGGTCCCGCCCGTCCGACCGCAACCGCCTTTCGCAGACCGTTGCGGTTGCGGATTCATCGCCTGCGCTGGCACGCGGGGCAGAAGGTGGAGGTCCGGCCCGCCACGGTCACGGCCCTGAGCGTCTCCCCGCACGTTTTGCACGGTTCGCCTTTGCGTCCATACACGTTGAAGCTGTTCTGGAACGCTCCGGCGTCGCCGTGCGCGTTCACATAGTCTGAAATGGAACTGCCGTTTTCGGCAATGGCCTGCCGGAGCACGGCCTGTAACTCGGAGAACAGCCGGACCGCGTTGGCCCGGCCTACCCGGCTGCCTCGGGTCTCGGGGTGAATGCCCGCCCGGAACAGGGATTCGTCCGCATAAATGTTGCCCACACCCGCCACTACCGACTGATTGAGCAGCAACGCCTTGATGGCGCAATTGCGTCCGGTGACCCGTTCCGCCAGCACTTCGGGCGCGGTCTCCAGCGGCTCGGGCCCGGCCTTGCACAGGAAGTCCCAGCAGTCCAGCTCGCCCGCCGCAAA encodes:
- a CDS encoding AAA family ATPase — encoded protein: MITKIVIDNFMAHEHTELELGPGVTILTGANNTGKSAVVEALRCLATNPVRSPNPALYIRHGAKEARVEVEVDDGTRVAWVRTKRWAKYELWAPGAEEPEEYHKLQGRVPEDVAKALRLDQVELETRKDSVDVHLGNQRDPVFLLNQPDSVMAEFFAASTESAHLLAMQNALKMRVRDAKREERDLTDRIGRTADDLDRLAPLPDIARRMDEAEELERHAVRLERETPALEAALAEFGNLAGALARERAVGEALQGVQPPPPVRDVDRLKRHITSMDAVNADLARAERTAGPLAGLQVPPAAVDTGPLRRLIHDLDATRTALRKDADQRTVLAGLADPPALADTARLTAMVDELLVLRARSGRLARLETALGSIAEPSRPHPLGDLTAMVTEFAGLTTQISSRQAELDGLEADLQSVVVALEERIRALGCCPVCGGDLTADSFLDHGCRHGA
- a CDS encoding C-GCAxxG-C-C family protein encodes the protein MASDFVKTRLPELFGDGKLLCAESVVQVVAEAGGRECQDLVRAATGFCSGLSRTRGQCGAVSGALLGMGLYAGREKAGGDHEACYALIQEFLSRFDDRFGSINCYELIQCDFADPEDQERYRRENLRRECYRMAVFAAETALSILREHGYLADEDEFVKSRLAP
- a CDS encoding methyltransferase encodes the protein MSGVDSRSILERRAYFPRGLVQPQGGYRFSLDSLLLASFVNVARGQTGLDLGCGCGVVGLALLLRQPGLALTGVELNPRAVASATENAINLHFTDKFTVTPGDVADWRPEQVVDFVVANPPYRKLGKGRPSADEERKNARFEGAGTFAAFARCAATALKTRGRFAFVHLPERLPELLADLAGVGLTPKRMRLVHGKADQEARMVLVETVKAAAQGLRVEPPLILHEGDGPNTRVSGQALEFCPFLDCNPKEGE
- the murJ gene encoding murein biosynthesis integral membrane protein MurJ, which gives rise to MVDQVGDHGRRIARNAAVVAGATLVSRILGFVRDIIVAFTLGAGLFADAFFVAFRIPNLLRRLFGEGSLTMAFIPIYSRLMEEEGEEAAQAMARSAAIWLAVVLVGITVVVELLARPLTMAIAPGFLDNHAQFAVTVDLVRICFPYVVLICGVALCMGILNSRNHFLTPALAPVALNLSLIGAALFGWFAGFNVAYCMAYGVLVGGAAQWLLQQPSLRRTGFSWRGPWSWGNRGVARMGMLMLPTVFGAAVYQLNILLGTLLASFLPVGSVSYLYYADRLVQFPLGVFGIAISTAALPSLSRLAAKGEMEEYDEALSASLGLTLFISLPAAAGLIGLSSPVIALLFERGAFTPAAVTATANALVAYAAGLPFIALSRPLVAGFYALEDTRTPVKIAIACLAVNVGLGVLLMQSLAHVGLALAVSASSLLNFGLLFALLTRKRGSSPMPLGAALRILPLSALIGAGAYLTAGWNPWWVALIPVWVAVYMFLSLALGLKEARLFADMFRSWLRRKRMGAK
- the mutM gene encoding bifunctional DNA-formamidopyrimidine glycosylase/DNA-(apurinic or apyrimidinic site) lyase, with amino-acid sequence MPELPEVEVIARGLAASATGRTIVSVEVPGLTRLSEPEETLTPKVLGRTITHVRRRAKVLLVELDNGSTLAFHLKMTGRVVHCPARAAEKHDRILFHLDDGSLLFFADMRKFGYVRCFAAGELDCWDFLCKAGPEPLETAPEVLAERVTGRNCAIKALLLNQSVVAGVGNIYADESLFRAGIHPETRGSRVGRANAVRLFSELQAVLRQAIAENGSSISDYVNAHGDAGAFQNSFNVYGRKGEPCKTCGETLRAVTVAGRTSTFCPACQRRR